The proteins below come from a single Verrucomicrobiota bacterium genomic window:
- a CDS encoding molybdopterin-dependent oxidoreductase, with product MLVQRNLDRRQFLREAGLFGLAGVLVGPPLRSSADDTVTLPFENGARPLVKYPQKRPLIRITTRPPQLETPFSVFNESILTPNDAFFVRYHLTLSPPANLDAETFRVTIAGKVKSPGAFSIADLKSHFEPVEIVAVNQCSGNGRGFFQPRVGGGQMGNGAMGNARWKGVRLKDVLEKAGVAAGARQVTFNGLDLPLVPKTPDFIKALDIDHALDGEVMLAYEMNGEELPVLNGLPLRLVVPGHYGTYWVKHVNEITVIDEEFGGFWMNPAYRIPANSCACVEPGTTPKTTIPINRLNVRSFITSLMDGEQVKIGERLTVKGIAFDGGYGIREVLFSADGGQTWRETNLGNDLGKYSFCEWQIPFTPKSAGAVALKVKATNRIGQSQPLEPLWNPAGYMRNVVETVRVNAA from the coding sequence ATGCTGGTTCAACGCAATCTTGATCGCCGCCAGTTTTTGCGGGAGGCGGGTTTGTTTGGCCTCGCTGGCGTTTTGGTCGGCCCGCCGCTCAGGTCGTCTGCGGACGACACCGTCACACTGCCGTTTGAAAATGGGGCGCGGCCTCTCGTCAAGTATCCGCAGAAGCGGCCGTTGATCCGCATCACGACGCGACCGCCACAACTGGAAACGCCGTTTTCCGTTTTCAACGAAAGCATCCTCACCCCGAACGATGCGTTTTTCGTGCGCTATCATCTCACGTTGTCACCGCCGGCCAATCTGGACGCGGAAACATTTCGCGTCACCATTGCGGGCAAAGTGAAATCGCCCGGAGCTTTCTCCATTGCGGATTTGAAATCGCACTTTGAGCCGGTTGAAATCGTGGCGGTCAATCAATGTTCCGGCAATGGGCGTGGCTTTTTTCAACCGCGCGTGGGCGGCGGCCAGATGGGCAATGGCGCCATGGGCAACGCAAGGTGGAAGGGGGTCCGGCTTAAAGACGTGTTGGAGAAAGCCGGCGTCGCAGCCGGAGCGCGGCAGGTGACCTTTAACGGACTGGACTTGCCGCTGGTTCCCAAAACGCCCGACTTCATCAAGGCCCTCGACATTGATCACGCGCTCGACGGCGAAGTCATGCTGGCGTATGAGATGAATGGCGAGGAGTTGCCGGTGCTCAACGGTTTGCCCTTGCGCCTCGTCGTTCCCGGTCATTACGGAACTTATTGGGTCAAGCATGTGAATGAAATCACCGTGATCGACGAGGAGTTCGGCGGCTTTTGGATGAATCCGGCGTATCGGATTCCGGCAAATTCATGCGCGTGCGTCGAACCGGGCACGACGCCAAAGACAACAATTCCGATCAACCGTCTCAACGTCCGTTCGTTCATCACGAGTTTGATGGACGGCGAGCAAGTCAAAATAGGTGAACGGTTGACTGTAAAGGGCATCGCGTTTGATGGCGGTTATGGCATCCGGGAGGTCTTGTTTTCCGCCGACGGCGGCCAGACGTGGCGCGAAACGAACCTCGGCAATGATTTGGGGAAGTATTCATTCTGCGAATGGCAAATTCCCTTCACGCCGAAAAGCGCCGGTGCCGTTGCCTTGAAGGTGAAGGCGACCAACCGCATCGGCCAGTCGCAACCGCTGGAGCCGTTGTGGAATCCGGCGGGCTACATGCGGAACGTGGTGGAAACTGTGCGGGTCAATGCCGCGTGA
- a CDS encoding DUF1957 domain-containing protein yields the protein MQGYFALVLHAHLPFVRHPEHEKFLEENWLFEAITETYLPLIQVMEGWLRDGMETRLTLSLSPTLCSMLLDPLLQDRYQRHLEGLIELAEKEIHRTHWDRAYHELAWMYHHRFTTIRNTYFAYGRNVVGAFRKFQEQGRLEIITCAATHALLPLLASQPASLRAQILVARDHYRSCFDCDPSGIWLPECAYAEGVEKILQEANIRWFVTDTHGILHARPRPRYGVFAPIYTPNGIAAFGRDLDSARQVWSKHEGYPGDVRYRDFYRDIGFDLDFDYVRPHLPAPDQRGFTGIKYHRITGSAGEKLIYNRGMAVQVAADHAGHFLSERVGQIQKLAGIMDRPPLVLSPYDAELFGHWWYEGPEFLDYFVRKAYYDQKVFSLITPREYLRLHPTQQVAAPSASSWGAEGYWNVWLNETNQWIQPHLHIAQERMTDLVRRFPRADGLKERALKQAARELLLAQASDWPFILRTGTSPDYAKRRVKDHLLRFIALHEQLTTTRVNETWLQKFEWLDNIFPDVNYHYWA from the coding sequence ATGCAAGGTTACTTCGCACTTGTGTTGCACGCGCACCTGCCGTTTGTCCGGCATCCGGAGCACGAAAAGTTTCTGGAGGAGAACTGGCTCTTTGAAGCGATCACCGAAACCTACCTGCCACTCATCCAGGTCATGGAGGGCTGGTTGCGCGATGGCATGGAAACGCGCCTGACGCTCTCGCTTTCGCCCACGCTTTGTTCGATGTTGCTCGACCCACTGCTTCAGGATCGTTATCAGCGTCACCTCGAGGGCTTGATTGAACTGGCCGAGAAGGAAATTCATCGCACGCATTGGGACCGGGCTTATCATGAACTGGCCTGGATGTATCATCATCGCTTCACGACCATTCGAAACACCTACTTCGCGTACGGCCGCAATGTGGTCGGCGCCTTCCGGAAGTTTCAGGAACAGGGCAGACTGGAGATCATCACTTGCGCCGCGACTCACGCGCTGCTGCCGTTGCTGGCCAGCCAGCCCGCGTCGTTGCGCGCGCAAATCCTCGTCGCTCGCGATCACTACCGGAGCTGTTTCGACTGCGATCCGTCCGGCATCTGGCTGCCGGAATGTGCCTACGCGGAGGGTGTGGAGAAAATCCTTCAGGAAGCGAACATCCGCTGGTTCGTCACGGACACGCACGGCATCCTGCACGCACGTCCACGTCCGCGCTACGGCGTGTTCGCGCCGATCTACACACCCAACGGCATCGCGGCATTCGGGCGCGATCTCGATTCCGCCCGGCAGGTCTGGAGCAAGCACGAAGGCTATCCCGGCGACGTCCGCTATCGCGATTTCTACCGCGACATCGGTTTCGATCTCGATTTTGATTACGTGAGGCCACACTTGCCGGCGCCGGATCAACGCGGATTCACCGGCATCAAGTATCACCGCATCACCGGCAGCGCGGGCGAGAAGCTAATCTATAACCGCGGCATGGCCGTGCAGGTTGCAGCCGATCACGCCGGACATTTCCTTAGCGAACGTGTCGGGCAAATCCAGAAACTAGCCGGCATCATGGATCGTCCGCCGCTGGTGCTGTCGCCGTATGACGCGGAACTGTTCGGTCATTGGTGGTACGAAGGACCGGAGTTTCTCGATTACTTCGTGCGGAAGGCTTACTACGATCAGAAGGTCTTTTCACTGATCACTCCGCGGGAGTATCTGCGCCTGCATCCGACCCAGCAAGTCGCCGCGCCCAGCGCGTCGAGCTGGGGCGCGGAAGGTTACTGGAATGTCTGGCTGAACGAAACCAACCAATGGATTCAGCCCCATCTCCACATCGCACAGGAACGGATGACCGACCTGGTGCGGCGTTTTCCCCGCGCTGATGGACTCAAAGAGCGCGCTCTGAAACAAGCGGCCCGCGAGCTATTACTCGCGCAGGCCAGCGATTGGCCGTTCATTCTCCGCACCGGCACCAGCCCGGATTACGCGAAGAGACGGGTCAAAGACCATTTGCTCCGCTTCATCGCATTGCACGAACAACTTACGACCACGCGCGTGAATGAAACCTGGCTCCAGAAGTTTGAGTGGCTGGATAATATTTTTCCGGACGTGAATTATCATTACTGGGCTTGA